The sequence below is a genomic window from Humulus lupulus chromosome 3, drHumLupu1.1, whole genome shotgun sequence.
CAATGTCCCTCACCATTCGGAAAAGCTTTCCAATCACATTTTGAGATTCATATGTAGGTTTGTCAGGCTTCTCCATGAAATCTGGATATTCTTTGACATGCAAGTGACTTGGGATTACAGCTGGTACTCCAGTTTTCGGAAAGTCAACAGCAATTGAAAATAGCTTTGCAAGCTCTATGCATGACGGGCTCATTGCTTTGCCAGGCTCCCTATCTGCAAACGCAGTGTGAGCATTGGCAATTATTCCCAGGCTGTCATTGACTATATAGTTTGTGAAATATTCTATGATTTCCTGCATTAAAGAAACAAGGTAATATTCTCATAAGCACATCATATGTGTGGACATCCTGGAAGTGAAGAACCAAAGAACATCATGTGAGAAAGATCTTCAAATGAACTATATATGAAACAGGAAATTAAACAACAGTAACATTAAATTCGAAGACCCCATTTTAAAGCCACAACTTTTGTTGTTTTTTCTGTTAATTAGAAAAACAATGTACAATTATATGGGTAATAGGGTGGGAGAGTTAGAATTCAAGAATATTGGATTTTGAATATCTCAACAGAATTGGGAAGCAATAGGGTGCATCTTCAAGTAAATATAATGATAAATTGGGCAGagagaaaaacaaacaaacacaTGGTCCTTGCATAATTGGGCAAAAAAATGTGTTACCTCAACAGTGACATCATGATCTAAGAGCTTGCTTGGCGCTGGTGTATAATCCATAGGTTCAATTTGCTTCTTAGGAACTAAATCAGGATCCCAGCAAACATAATAGATATCTCCATCAAGATCACTTCCCGAACATTCATTTGGGTGAGGTCTAGTGTTACATTTCAGTTGAACATTAGTAAATCAGTatccaaaaagaaaaaagaaaatattcacaCACAAAATCGAAAACAcaaattcaaacaaacaaaaaaaaataaacaacaacCAAAGAAACTGTAGAGAATGCAGACATTACTAAACCTACAAAATTTAAATCCACAACATGTTATTTACTGCAGAACTAAGGGTGTAAAATGAATCATACCTTGGTCCTTTTtgtggaaaaacaacacaatccaCCATATGGTGCAAGGCTGGCACATCGACAGCTCTTAAAACACGAATGTCGCCAGGGTGCAAGCAAGGGTTTTTGGCAACAACCACCACTCCCTTGACAATAAAATTCTGGTTTGAATCAACACCATCAAACATAAATCTATCTTCAAAATATCGCCTATGCCTGGTTCCAGAAAATTGCACAAACACCTGCCCATAATTCAAGGTTGCAGTTTCATCAAGACATCCCATCATTGCTCTTCCATTTGGAATAAAGATCCTTGATTTAGTCCGCAATTCCAGCAACTTCGATGATCGGAATGTTTGCAGCATCATTGAAAGGAATGGCTCGGCATCAGGCTTATAATTGCACAGGAGCAACTCCTTCAGGATGTTAATAGTCTCACCTGAAGACATCAACTCCAGAGCCTCTTGTGCTTTCAATGGATTAGTCAACATAGCATCAAGCTGTTCTACAGCTTCCCTTTGTTTTTTCAGAAAAGCCTGATCCTCAACACCAAGGGTAGACAATAGAGATATCAGCTGACGGTTCAGAAAACAAGGTTGAAATTTGCTGTAGGCTAAAACATCTAGCTTTGTATGCTCACAATCAAACTTGCACATGCTTTTCCTCAATGATAATTTAAGTTGTGACCTTGGATCAACAGCCACAACGCCTTTATATCCACCATATCGAATCTGAAAAGCTGATGGAGTGAAGTCTTTGAAGCCACATTTTAAGGCTACTTTCTTAGCAAATTCTGAAGATATTTTTCCAATACCATCAGAGAAAACATACTTGACTCCATCCAGTGCAATCTTTTCTACATCAGGAATATTTTCAacctcataatcataaacattaaGAGTTTCCGTAGAAGATCCAAAAGATTGACCTAGTCTGGCAGCATACTTTGCCACATTTCTTATGCTGCAAAACTCTCCCATCCACTCTCTTATTTGACCAGCATCTAGATTATCTTCTGCAGCAAACATCCACAGAGAATTTTCACGTAATTGACTCGAAGAGAAAGCCAGGAATTCAAACTTCTTATCACCAATCTTAATTCCATTTTTAAGAACAGAGAGAATCCTGTCATAGATTTCAGTTTTTCTGTCCTCACTTCCAGTGGATGTGCGTGGAGATAAATCTGTTGAAAACAATTTATCCAACTCCTCATCGACAAATGAAACACGAAGAAAATTGTCAATATAATCTCTATAATGGCGTAACACGCGGTTAGAGACATTAACTTCTGGACCACAAAAAAATACTTTAGTCGGTGTAACTTGGACCCTCCTTACATACACCAACCCAGCATCTAAGGCTATTGTTGATGGTTTAGGATGCCTCCTTGACGCACGGTACTTCCTGTACTGCTCAGAAAGCCACAATGAAGGTTGAAAGGTGCATTCTCTTAAAGCATATAGTTTTTCAAGGGCATAATCTATACACTCAGCATCGACTCTTCTTGGATCAACCAACCGATAAAAACTAGCATCGAGTGTAGGTCCTGAAAGACATCCATTCTGAAGCAGTAGATTTACTTTGAATATAATCTCAAATGGTAAATGAACATCTGAAGGAGGACCAACAATAGGGACTAGATCCAAGTTGCAAGAAAAAGCGCAACCACGCTCCAAGATAAATTGCTCTTCACTTTCTTTATAGTACGCAAAGTTTTCTCGAAAATTTGGCAGATCAAGCCCGTTAGGCAGCTCCAAACACAGTGCAGAAGATTGGCCAATAGAAAATGATTGAGTAAAATCAGTAGCCCGAACCCATTGGTCATCAGGGGTGTCCATGAAATAGTTAAAGAGAGGGTCTTCAAATATATTTCCTGAAGAGCGCACGTCTTTCTTATAAACCCGAAGGCCGCCAAGCAACTAACAATGCATAATATTACATTAACGATCAATCTAACCAATAAGAAATATTAAGTGAATGATATGTACGAGTTAAGAAAATGATTACAACTGAAAGTATATATTGAACAAACCATGCATGAGATAAGGGACTAAATGTCATTCAGCATAATAAGTCAATTTAATAGTGAATGTAGTGCAATTCTTTCACTTGCAACTTCTTCCCAAACTAAAACAGTTAAACATGGACACAGAAAAACATGGACACAGAAAAAAGATGACAAAAGAAAAAAGTGTAGATGATGAATAGAAGGTTGGTGTAAATGGAGATTTAATGTAAATGGTGATTTAAAAGCACTAATACATCAAAAATAAACCAGTATGACTTAAACAAGTTAAATTTTCCCCACAACGACAATAGGAATACTTCTAATTACAACCAAGATTTGCAGTAGTAACATAAATGTAAATCTCCTTCTCAGTTATCAATTCTAAAGATCTATTCTGATTCAGTGATTGTCTATCTCACACTAAAAATGCATTATCATTCTCTGGAAACATTATACTAGActttgatatttttgtaaatctGTACAGATTCCTAATCGTTAAAGAGTAACAAAAAACAGGATCTCCCAAACCCCATTAATGTAACTTATAACCCATCAAAGCatttccaaaataaataaaaagaacagACATCGTGCATATTAAGTACAATTAAAACAAAAGAACAGCTcgccattaaaaaaaaaaacaggaacagacaataaataaatataactCAGAAATACTGATGTTAAATCGCGACTAATCTTGTTCAAATGTTCATTCAAAACAAGAAGTTTCACAAGACTGACAAAAATTCAATGCAGAagaattcaaaattatttaacaCCTGCATTAAACACAAATAGTTCTTAGCTGAGTACTAAAAGTATTAATGGAAGATATTGTTGAACTCCCAACAGTAAAAGAAACAGAGTAAAAGTAAAGCAATAAACCTGAATTAAAAGGAATTTGGCTGTTTGACCACGTGGACGATGCAGCTCAATTTGCCAAAGGTTCTCATAGGATAGCTGAAGCCTATATTCCACTAGACCATTTCTtaaataaaaatgtaattttcgGAGGCCAGTCCCAAAATCCACAGACACATTTGCCACATTCCATAGAAAAGAAAATTTTTCCTTTGACAATGGACAGCCAAAATATAGTTTTATATTTTTCAAGCTGTGGAGGAATGTTCTTGGCTTCGGTACAGTGTCACGGTCCATTTCCGATGCCTTGAGATAGGAACTTCCATACCATAGTCGCTGACTAGCCTTAGCGACAATGAGCTCAGCATGTCTCATGGAGGTAAACTGCACAACTGCATAGGATCTTGAACCCCCATTCTTAGGCGGCCGAAGCTTAATAGCATACACAGTTCCTTCTCCTGTGTGTCCTTCCAGAAATTCCTTAACACTCCCAGCAGAAACATATGAAGGGAATCCAGACAAGTGTATTGTCTTACTCTTACCCATGTAAATCAATTGGATAATCTCCTATTGTCATCAGATAGTGATTAGCATATCAAAGTTTCAAAGTTTACATATTGTATTAGTGATATAAACATGTCACCTAGTAAAAATTGATTCATAATTTCAAAGACAAACACAATTGTCTCAATAGAACAAAACATGTGGGAAAAGCTGAGAAGTATGTGACTCATATTATTACCAATTATGCTGAAATGTCTACTCTAGGATTGTTCACTGAGTTTCAACATACAAGTGGAGTAATTTATATAGTAATATTCTTGTAACAATGACTTGAAACCAATCTTACTGTCAACAATTACTACATTTTTCTTACAACCCTATACTGTCATCTTTCACTCCTATTACAGATATATAGAGTCGTCAAATGCTTACAGAGAAAAAGACCAAACAGTtatattaaattttcaaaaaaatatatttgggtGCCTTCAATTGTAGAGCTTATGAAAATAATAAGATACCTTTGGGaagaaaaaaagtttaaaatgtaCATAAACTCATTTAAAAGCCAGGTGAAAAGAAGAACCTGAAACACTTaggcttgtttggacattggattttcattataaaaaaattcataatGAAAAATAGAAGGGAAAGAATGGAGTAAAATATTTCCAGCGAAGTTGATAAGAgactttttttatattttctttttttttttttgtagatatttaccataaattttaaaaaattatactacatttaagttttattttttctaaaaaaaagaaTTCTTAATTTAACCCAAACATGAGAAAATGGAATCCCGTTGGATCATTTTTTTTTCCATCCAAGGTCAAAACAAGGCGTTAGATAACTACAAATACAATAACTACAAGTGATGTGTAACCATGTGTGTGAATTCTCTGTTCAGATCACTTCTCTTCCATAATTTCAATTAAGTATTTCATAAAAGAGGCAAAAGCAGAGAAATTTGGCAGTTAAATATCAAGTTGATTTGAGCTCTGTGTGAAAGAAAGACAGTTCCTCAACTGTTAATAAAGCTAGATAACAGTCAAACTCCATAAATccagaaatgaaaaaattggagATGCAAAGACATGAAAACTTCATTCCCAGAAAGTTAACACCAACTAATGAGAAACCCACTTGCGAAAACCAACTTTCAGGCAACACACCATTTTAGCAATTATCAAACTCAAAAAACATATCCAGAAACAaggcaattaaaaaaaaaaaaaaaaaaacggcaAAGAATGTAAGTACCCGAACAACCAAAACTTAAGTAAGCACCCAATAGTCCATTAGCGCAtacaagaaagaaagaagagtgaTCAGAGAAAAACTTccaaataaaatggtaaaaagaaaaaaagtttgaAGAAGAACTAGTTCGAAGCACCGTACCTTAGGCTGAAAGAGAAGCGAAACCCAGTAGCGACTAAGAACGCCAGATGCCCAAAATGCAAAGAATCACTATTATCCTATTTGGAGTCAATCCCAAGTCAATTACCTACTCACTCTCTCACTTTTTCTCTGGACTGACTGACTCTAGCATTTCTTAAGGGAAGACGAAACGAAAGTGTGCTATTTAAACCTTAAAAATATTTGTGCTGACACAGGATAGTGACATGGTCATGATGATCATTGttttccaaacaaaataattCAGTCCTCGGACACGTTTCGATTTACTATTGGTCATCACATATATTTATTTGTTTCCCTTCTCTTATTTTCTTCTCTATTCATtcacaaatattaaaaatattcatatcataataaatttcaaataaaaatatatgaatACCAATACCACCACATAAAGAAGGAATCATTGTGATTGAAATGtttgaatatttatatatatatatgggataaTTTTATGATAGGGGTTCAAAAAGAGCCCTATTGTATGGTTCTTTTGTGTTATCAACTTGTGAATAGCTTTCGGtgagattttttttatgatcatgtatattgtagttatttagagcatcttataAATTGTcaaaaaattttgaataatttacagtgccgaaaacagattattgcacgcgtaactaatttttttatgcgcgtggaaaataacatgtttgaacttagttttcggcactgtaaattattcagaattttctgaaaatttacaggatgctctaaataactacaatatacatggtcataaaaaaaatcgcgcaaaAAACTGTTTGAAGGTTGAGAATACAAAAAAAGCCCTACggtagggctctttttgaaggccctaccaaagaaatttcctatatatatatattaaaatcaatttgttaaaattaattaatttaaatttatttaatgtatcaaagttaatattttatttatcgTGAAATATTTTAATTGATCGTTAACATTCAgcccgtttggtaaaatttttgtttttgaattttttaaacacaaaaatagaaatattattttatttttgtttctttatttttaaaaaataaaaatatgtttggtaactatttttgtttttcaaaacaaaaaataataaacgcgtttgataatttttatttttattttttgtttaacaatatgaggtgttgatttgaagaagagaagaaaaaaaaaatttgaaaactgtttaaaaaaaatttgaaagtgaaaaaattctattttcaaaatttaataaattctaattaaaatttaaaaaaataataaataaaaatagaattactaaacacattttatgtttaattgccaaatttttaattaattaaataaaaaactattttttaagtgTTATCAAACACACCATTATTTGTTAACTAATTTAAAATATGCCaacttaattaagataatatcttaaccatacaaaaaaatatcTCAAAGTTCAacgttgatttttttattttcaaataattctATCTAAAAGTGTTAGTGAGAGTTTGAAAATTCGTATACTAGTTCtaatttttgttctttttcttttgtagatctaaaatTCTAAATTGTAATTATCAAGATTAATGGTTGAAGATATACGAGTCtaattggttcgcgattagaaaattGTAATTTTGAATagtgagattctgaaatgaaaatatgaatttagtgactaaaaacatatttttgaaaatgtgattggttcaatatttgtaaattattttttagttttaaaaagcTGAATCtatgattggtattaaatttgaaaatataaaagaaactgaatatgtgattggttcAGTTGAatctaaatattattttaattttatatacataggttgtatgatattaaattttgatttatcaataaatttaattaagtaaaatttaataatattgataaattaaatttgaataataatgcattgattaaattcataataatattgcattgtcattagAATTTGGTTATAGggtttttagaaaagaaatttaGAAAGTGAGAAaacatgattttattattttcagtTTTCCTTCATAAAATTAGGATacaattttgaattttattttaaaagacAGTGAACCAATCAAAAATTACGATGGacccacatattttattttgcaaaaatatgactttttagcccttaatatgcaaaaatatggtaattaaacttttcttagtttgtatggacaaatttaattaaaaaaaaatcagatggaagaaaaaaaatatagcataataatgatttttttacaaaaatatgaaaaaaaaatcccaaataaaataatactggtaaccatattttttaaaactttattaaaaaactgTAATTTTCACTTTAAGTAATTCAATTTTGATTTATCAGAAGAGTGTCAATGTGGCCCAATAATAGGCTTTTTCCCATGCTTGCGCAGAAGGTTCAATGAAATGAGGAGAGAATCTCTTCTCCTTGTTGTAGAAGGAGTGTGGGACCCACATAAAgtgttgtttgtttgtatttaaaaaaatgaaacttGCTTGAGAAGGGGTTGGATGGAGCGATTCAATGTGATCCATCCCATGTGCACCCTTGAATGAGACACAAATATGCCAAGAAAACCACAAGTCACTATCCATTGTTGGTTTGTTGAAGAAATGGACCCAATTAATAGAAAAAGTTACCATGTGGAACAAGATGATAAGATCAAgacttaaattttgattttttttcatcttttgaTGGGATTCTAATTGACTATTACTCTATTTATTTTTTACCCTCTGATTGACAGCACATGTCTTCCATATTGGAGAATTTTAATTTATAGTAAAGTTGAATGTAATTCATGCTTTTCTTTACTTTGTATAAATTAGTGGTCACTAAGGGACCTTTCCTAAAAAaatgaatatgtatatatatatatatatatatgtgatgtatgtacaatgtattaaaataaaagtaacAGACTGGAGTTTTATTAGAAAAGAAACATATTTCACAAAGCACTCATATTCTTCATAATTATACAATACAGCAAACGAATAGACATTCTGGTCATCATAGTCGACGACACTTATTTTAAATCACAATCACAACCCAATACTGATAAGAAAAATACATAGCTAAAGATAGAGGAGCTCAGCTCACTGGGAAAGTATCCAAAAGACTGGAGATGTCAATCTTCATAAGTTATATCTATTGCACTACTGAATTTTCTCTCCAGTGATGACAGATCCAAAGACCTCCTAATGCTCGCTTTATCCCTTTTAATCAGCACTAGTTTGTCAAAAACACACCAGGCAAAGCTCAGGAAATGGTCTCTAGTCATATCTTCCTCGTTGCTGGCGCCCCAAAAGGCATCGTGATAAGTGACAAAGTACCAAGCCGAAGCTTTCTTGGCATACAAGTCATCATCACTTTCAGGGTTGTAGAACCAGGCTCTAGCTTCTTTTATAAGAGCTCTCACAGCATAGTTAGCTGATTCCAAGTCCCTTTTCTTGTTAAAGTGCCTTGACTTTGTAAGAACATTGCCACTGAGTATTTCAGCTTCAGTTTCGATGTCGTAGTAATCCATCAAGCTTCCCAACTTGTAGTCATACTGAATCTTGTGAGTCAGTGCATCTGATACGTAATCCTCAAAACCATCTACCTCCATATCAGAGTCATAACACCTCATGGCTACTTCCTTAGTGAAGGATTTTATGGAGCTTGAGTGATTTTCTACATCCTTCACCTGTCGAAAGAGCTTCCCAATGACATGTTTTGATTCATAAGATGACTTGTCTGGCTTTTCCATGAAGTCTGGATATTCTTTGGCACGCAGACGGCTTGGAATTTTCGCAGGCACACCGGTTTTAGGGAAGTCCACAGCAATTGAGAATAGCTTTGCTAGCTCAATGCATTGGTTGCTTTTAGCTTTCTTTGGCTCTTTATCAGCAAAAACTGTATGTGCATTTGCAATGATTCCTAAGCTGTCATTGACAATGTAGTCTGTGAAATACTCCCGAACTTCCTGTAACACAATTACAATCACGTGGTATTGATTAAGTTAGAGACATTAACAGAGGTTTTTATTGGCAAAATAGAACATCTGAACTTAGTGCACTAATTGTAGTCTTAATGAATTTACTGAATTGAATAGAAAGTAACTATTATGTTCTCTTAATATGAATATGTTAATTATAAGCATTATAGTGATACCTTCATTGTAACATCATGATCCAAATGTATAGGTTGTGCTGAAGTATAATCCATGGCTTGGAACTGCTGAGGAGGAATAAGCTCATGGTCCCAACAAACAAAGTATATGTCTCCATCCAAATCACTCCCAGAGCATTCATCAGTGTGAGGTCTAAGTAGTTTAAAATCCATAATTAGTCAAAGTAGATAAATATAAACCAAACAGAAACATGTAAAAGAACAGCAGATTTACC
It includes:
- the LOC133824472 gene encoding RNA-dependent RNA polymerase 1-like, which encodes MGKSKTIHLSGFPSYVSAGSVKEFLEGHTGEGTVYAIKLRPPKNGGSRSYAVVQFTSMRHAELIVAKASQRLWYGSSYLKASEMDRDTVPKPRTFLHSLKNIKLYFGCPLSKEKFSFLWNVANVSVDFGTGLRKLHFYLRNGLVEYRLQLSYENLWQIELHRPRGQTAKFLLIQLLGGLRVYKKDVRSSGNIFEDPLFNYFMDTPDDQWVRATDFTQSFSIGQSSALCLELPNGLDLPNFRENFAYYKESEEQFILERGCAFSCNLDLVPIVGPPSDVHLPFEIIFKVNLLLQNGCLSGPTLDASFYRLVDPRRVDAECIDYALEKLYALRECTFQPSLWLSEQYRKYRASRRHPKPSTIALDAGLVYVRRVQVTPTKVFFCGPEVNVSNRVLRHYRDYIDNFLRVSFVDEELDKLFSTDLSPRTSTGSEDRKTEIYDRILSVLKNGIKIGDKKFEFLAFSSSQLRENSLWMFAAEDNLDAGQIREWMGEFCSIRNVAKYAARLGQSFGSSTETLNVYDYEVENIPDVEKIALDGVKYVFSDGIGKISSEFAKKVALKCGFKDFTPSAFQIRYGGYKGVVAVDPRSQLKLSLRKSMCKFDCEHTKLDVLAYSKFQPCFLNRQLISLLSTLGVEDQAFLKKQREAVEQLDAMLTNPLKAQEALELMSSGETINILKELLLCNYKPDAEPFLSMMLQTFRSSKLLELRTKSRIFIPNGRAMMGCLDETATLNYGQVFVQFSGTRHRRYFEDRFMFDGVDSNQNFIVKGVVVVAKNPCLHPGDIRVLRAVDVPALHHMVDCVVFPQKGPRPHPNECSGSDLDGDIYYVCWDPDLVPKKQIEPMDYTPAPSKLLDHDVTVEEIIEYFTNYIVNDSLGIIANAHTAFADREPGKAMSPSCIELAKLFSIAVDFPKTGVPAVIPSHLHVKEYPDFMEKPDKPTYESQNVIGKLFRMVRDIAPHDSSMKFFTKEVARRSYDPDLEYDGFEEYIDDAFFYKSNYDYKLGNLLDYYGIRTEAEILSGSILKMSKSFTKRRDAESINMAVRSLRKEARTWFNETGSSLDSEADEVYAKASAWYHVTYHPDYFGCYNEGMNRDHYLSFAWCVYDKLVQIKRNNASMRKSLQLSSLEREFGLRLQLG